One Peterkaempfera bronchialis DNA window includes the following coding sequences:
- a CDS encoding FecCD family ABC transporter permease: MPARRRATPALGLTVLAVALVLAVGASLAVGAKSVPLSTVLDTVLHHDPDDGDQLIVTSLRLPRTVIGLLAGAALGLAGTVMQGLARNPLADPGLLGVNSGAALSVVTAISVFGITSFTGYVWFAFLGAACAALVVYTVGSLGREGATPVKLALAGAAVSAALTSFTSALLLTDTRTFDQFRFWEVGALAGRDLSVAWQAGPFVVVGSLLALCSGRLLNTLSLGDDTARGLGQNVTAARAFCAVTAVLLCGTATAIAGPIGFVGLTVPHAVRLFTGPDHRWILPCAMLLAPTLLLVSDVVGRVVARPGEIQVGIVTAVLGAPVFVALVRRQKLAGL; encoded by the coding sequence TTGCCAGCGCGCCGCCGGGCGACACCGGCACTGGGCCTGACGGTACTCGCGGTGGCCCTGGTCCTGGCGGTCGGCGCCAGCCTCGCCGTGGGAGCCAAGTCCGTACCGCTCTCCACCGTCCTGGACACCGTGCTGCACCACGACCCCGACGACGGCGACCAACTGATCGTCACCTCGCTCCGCCTGCCGCGCACCGTGATCGGCCTGCTGGCCGGCGCAGCCCTCGGCCTGGCCGGCACGGTGATGCAGGGACTGGCCCGCAACCCGCTGGCCGACCCCGGGCTGCTGGGGGTGAACTCCGGCGCCGCGCTCTCAGTGGTGACCGCGATCAGCGTCTTCGGCATCACCTCCTTCACCGGCTATGTGTGGTTCGCCTTCCTCGGCGCCGCCTGCGCCGCGCTGGTCGTGTACACGGTCGGCTCACTCGGCCGGGAGGGCGCCACCCCGGTCAAGCTGGCCCTGGCCGGGGCGGCGGTCAGCGCCGCGCTCACCTCGTTCACCAGCGCCCTGCTGCTCACCGACACCCGTACCTTCGACCAGTTCCGGTTCTGGGAGGTCGGCGCACTGGCCGGGCGGGACCTGTCCGTCGCCTGGCAGGCCGGACCGTTTGTCGTGGTCGGCTCGCTGCTCGCGCTCTGCTCCGGACGGCTGCTCAACACCCTGAGCCTCGGCGACGACACCGCCCGGGGGCTGGGCCAGAACGTCACCGCCGCCCGCGCCTTCTGCGCCGTGACCGCCGTCCTGCTCTGCGGCACCGCCACGGCCATCGCCGGACCGATCGGCTTCGTCGGCCTCACCGTGCCGCATGCGGTGCGGCTCTTCACCGGCCCCGACCACCGCTGGATCCTGCCCTGCGCGATGCTGCTGGCCCCGACCCTGCTGCTGGTCTCGGACGTCGTGGGCCGGGTCGTCGCCCGACCCGGGGAGATCCAGGTGGGCATTGTGACCGCCGTCCTCGGCGCCCCGGTCTTCGTCGCCCTGGTCCGCCGGCAGAAGCTGGCGGGCCTGTAG
- a CDS encoding alpha/beta hydrolase, translated as MAEPPPPPQGPVLEPAARELADATAPHPRSYEVEPEQGRDLLADLQRGADVAKPQADEQWVTVQGGPTGSVRTRIVRPPGTSGQLPVVLYLHGAGWVFGDETTHDRLVRELAVGAEAAVVFPLYDRAPEARYPTQIEQNWAVGQWIVAEGAGHGLDASRLAVCGDSVGGNMSAVFALMAKERGGVPLRAQVLLYPVTDADFGTSSYRQFADGYVLTRDGMMWFWNQYTDDPAQRAEVYASPLRASLDQLSGLPPALVITGEADVLRDEGEAYAARLREAGVEVTAVRVLGMVHDFLMLDSLRDSRAAGVARRLTVDALRRALHG; from the coding sequence ATGGCCGAGCCGCCGCCGCCTCCGCAGGGCCCCGTCCTGGAGCCCGCCGCCAGGGAGTTGGCGGATGCCACCGCCCCGCACCCGCGCAGCTACGAGGTGGAGCCCGAGCAGGGCCGCGACCTCCTCGCCGACCTCCAGCGGGGCGCCGACGTGGCCAAGCCCCAGGCCGACGAGCAGTGGGTGACCGTCCAGGGCGGGCCCACCGGCTCGGTACGCACCCGGATCGTCCGGCCCCCGGGCACCTCCGGGCAGCTGCCGGTGGTGCTCTACCTCCATGGCGCGGGCTGGGTCTTCGGCGACGAGACCACCCATGACCGGCTGGTGCGCGAACTGGCCGTCGGCGCCGAGGCGGCGGTCGTCTTCCCGCTCTACGACCGCGCGCCGGAGGCCAGATACCCCACCCAGATCGAGCAGAACTGGGCGGTGGGGCAGTGGATCGTCGCCGAGGGGGCCGGGCACGGTCTCGACGCCTCCCGCCTCGCGGTGTGCGGTGACTCGGTCGGCGGCAATATGTCCGCCGTCTTCGCGCTGATGGCCAAGGAGCGCGGCGGCGTCCCGCTGCGGGCGCAGGTGCTGCTGTACCCGGTCACCGACGCCGACTTCGGGACCTCCTCGTACCGGCAGTTCGCCGACGGCTACGTCCTCACCCGGGACGGGATGATGTGGTTCTGGAACCAGTACACGGACGACCCGGCGCAGCGTGCCGAGGTCTATGCCTCACCGCTGCGGGCCTCCCTTGACCAGCTGAGCGGACTGCCCCCGGCGCTGGTGATCACCGGCGAGGCCGATGTGCTCCGGGACGAGGGCGAGGCGTACGCCGCCAGGCTCCGCGAGGCCGGGGTCGAGGTCACCGCCGTCCGGGTGCTGGGCATGGTGCACGACTTCCTGATGCTCGACAGTCTGCGCGACTCCCGGGCGGCCGGCGTCGCCCGGCGACTCACCGTGGACGCCCTGCGGCGGGCCCTGCACGGCTGA
- a CDS encoding histidine phosphatase family protein: MTVRVIFISAAGSAALREARFDDGGPLDAAGLRRARTAAGTLPPARRSYASPTARCRETAEALGLAAEPVPALGGCAMGRWRGRRLDEVMAAEPEAVAGWLSDPSCAPHGGESLLELHTRVAGWLDALPGSGLAGSGQADSGQAGSGRVVVVAEPDVVRAALVHALGAPPQVFWRLDVPPLTATELSGRDGRWNLRCGTPLGS, translated from the coding sequence ATGACCGTCAGGGTGATCTTCATCTCAGCGGCGGGCAGCGCCGCGCTGCGGGAGGCGCGGTTCGACGACGGCGGCCCGCTGGACGCGGCCGGGCTGCGCCGGGCGCGGACGGCGGCCGGCACCCTGCCCCCGGCCCGCCGGAGCTACGCCTCCCCGACGGCGCGCTGCCGGGAGACCGCCGAGGCCCTGGGGTTGGCGGCCGAACCCGTGCCCGCGCTGGGCGGCTGCGCGATGGGCCGCTGGCGGGGGCGCCGCCTGGACGAGGTGATGGCCGCCGAGCCGGAGGCGGTCGCCGGGTGGCTCTCGGACCCCTCCTGCGCACCGCACGGCGGCGAGTCCCTGCTGGAGCTGCACACCAGGGTCGCCGGCTGGCTGGACGCGCTGCCCGGCTCAGGGCTGGCGGGCTCTGGGCAGGCGGACTCCGGGCAGGCGGGCTCCGGGCGGGTGGTGGTCGTCGCCGAGCCCGATGTGGTGCGCGCCGCGCTGGTCCATGCCCTCGGGGCGCCGCCGCAGGTCTTCTGGCGGCTGGACGTACCCCCGCTCACCGCCACCGAACTCAGCGGGCGCGACGGCCGGTGGAACCTGCGCTGCGGCACCCCGCTCGGCAGCTGA
- a CDS encoding CbtB domain-containing protein, which translates to MAESVVPPAVSPAQPGIAPIPVRAILPWAVFFGVLMLVLLYFVGAEQGATSLISGETVHEWVHDGRHLLGFPCH; encoded by the coding sequence ATGGCAGAGTCCGTTGTTCCCCCTGCCGTTTCCCCCGCCCAGCCCGGCATCGCCCCGATTCCGGTGCGAGCGATCCTGCCGTGGGCCGTGTTCTTCGGCGTCCTGATGCTGGTGCTGCTCTACTTCGTCGGCGCCGAGCAGGGCGCCACCTCCCTGATCTCCGGCGAGACCGTGCACGAGTGGGTGCACGACGGCCGCCATCTCCTCGGCTTCCCCTGCCACTGA
- a CDS encoding FecCD family ABC transporter permease — translation MTTQHLATAPAAPAAPRPVPAAARRALVAARRRGRLGTLTAASVLGAVTFAVFCYSLTVGSFPIPLPDVLRSLLGHGTPGTDFIVLDVRLPRALTAVASGAAFGLSGAIFQNLVRNPLASPDVIGITSGASAAAVVAIVLFGLGGAAVSLSALVGALATAVAIYLLAWRRGVTGYRLVLVGIGVSAALSGMVSFLMTRAEVYTAQQAMVWLTGSLGASDWQRARTLLLCLVPLLPAAVIAARSLPALSLGDDTARGLGVRVERGRLGLVLVGVCLAAVATAATGPVAFVAFLSGPIARRLIHGRGPALALSAQVGALTMLGCDFAGQHLLGPTEFPVGVITGALGAPCLLWLLARSNRVGRGG, via the coding sequence ATGACGACCCAGCACCTGGCCACCGCGCCCGCCGCACCCGCCGCGCCGCGCCCCGTACCCGCCGCCGCCCGCCGCGCCCTGGTCGCCGCCCGCCGCCGGGGCCGGCTCGGCACCCTGACCGCCGCCTCGGTCCTCGGCGCGGTCACCTTCGCCGTGTTCTGCTACTCCCTCACCGTCGGCAGCTTCCCCATCCCGCTGCCGGACGTCCTCCGGTCGCTGCTCGGCCACGGCACCCCGGGCACCGACTTCATCGTCCTCGACGTCCGGCTGCCCCGGGCGCTGACCGCCGTCGCCTCCGGCGCCGCCTTCGGCCTCTCCGGGGCGATCTTCCAGAACCTGGTACGCAACCCGCTGGCCAGCCCCGATGTCATCGGCATCACCTCGGGCGCCAGCGCCGCCGCCGTGGTCGCGATCGTCCTCTTCGGGCTGGGCGGAGCGGCCGTCTCGCTGAGCGCCCTGGTCGGGGCGCTGGCCACCGCCGTGGCGATCTACCTGCTGGCCTGGCGGCGCGGAGTCACCGGCTACCGGCTGGTCCTGGTCGGCATCGGCGTCTCCGCCGCGCTCTCCGGCATGGTCTCCTTCCTGATGACCCGGGCCGAGGTCTACACCGCCCAGCAGGCCATGGTCTGGCTCACCGGCAGCCTGGGCGCAAGCGACTGGCAGCGCGCCCGCACCCTGCTGCTCTGCCTGGTCCCGCTGCTGCCCGCCGCCGTCATCGCCGCCCGCTCGCTGCCCGCCCTCTCGCTCGGCGACGACACCGCCCGGGGACTCGGCGTACGGGTCGAACGGGGGCGGCTCGGCCTGGTGCTGGTGGGCGTCTGCCTGGCGGCGGTGGCCACCGCCGCCACCGGCCCGGTGGCCTTTGTCGCCTTCCTGTCCGGGCCGATCGCCCGCCGGCTGATCCACGGCCGGGGTCCGGCGCTGGCCCTGTCCGCGCAGGTCGGGGCGCTGACCATGCTGGGCTGCGACTTCGCCGGACAGCATCTGCTGGGCCCGACCGAGTTCCCGGTCGGGGTGATCACCGGGGCTCTGGGAGCCCCCTGTCTGCTCTGGCTCCTGGCCCGGTCCAACCGGGTCGGCCGTGGAGGATGA
- a CDS encoding CbtA family protein produces the protein MNSALARTLLIRGMLAGLAAGVLAFVAAYLLGESRVDAAIAFEESHAHEHEHEVELVSRTLQSTAGLATGVLIFGVAMGGIAALAFCFALGRVGRFSPRATAALLSFAALVAVYLVPFLKYPANPPSVGEPDTIGKRTALYFLMMLLSVLLAVAAVLLGRYLAPRWGNWYATVAAGAAFAVVVGLAYALLPAVNEVPADFSATLLWQFRIAALAIQLTLWTAFGLLFGELAQRALEPKASRAATRAVPSGTAAAAQ, from the coding sequence ATGAACTCCGCCCTCGCCAGAACCCTGCTCATCCGCGGCATGCTGGCCGGCCTCGCGGCCGGCGTGCTCGCCTTTGTCGCGGCGTACCTGCTCGGGGAGTCCCGGGTCGACGCCGCCATCGCCTTCGAGGAGTCCCACGCGCACGAGCACGAGCATGAGGTCGAACTCGTCAGCCGCACGCTCCAGTCGACCGCCGGGCTGGCCACCGGCGTCCTGATCTTCGGCGTCGCCATGGGCGGCATCGCCGCCCTGGCCTTCTGCTTCGCCCTGGGCAGGGTCGGCCGCTTCAGCCCCCGGGCGACTGCGGCGCTGCTGTCGTTCGCGGCGCTGGTCGCCGTCTACCTGGTGCCGTTCCTGAAGTACCCGGCCAACCCGCCGTCCGTCGGCGAACCCGACACCATCGGCAAGCGGACCGCGCTGTACTTCCTGATGATGCTGCTCAGCGTGCTGCTGGCGGTCGCCGCCGTGCTCCTCGGCCGCTACCTGGCGCCCCGGTGGGGCAACTGGTACGCCACCGTCGCGGCCGGCGCCGCGTTCGCGGTGGTCGTCGGCCTGGCGTACGCCCTGCTGCCGGCCGTCAACGAGGTGCCGGCGGACTTCTCGGCCACCCTGCTGTGGCAGTTCCGCATCGCGGCGCTCGCCATCCAGCTCACCCTGTGGACCGCGTTCGGCCTGCTCTTCGGCGAACTCGCCCAGCGGGCACTGGAGCCCAAGGCGTCCCGGGCCGCGACCCGGGCGGTGCCCTCGGGGACGGCCGCCGCCGCGCAGTGA
- a CDS encoding ABC transporter ATP-binding protein — protein sequence MTTAQHAPAQPGTAEHAPARPGSARPGSARHTLSAQRLHLGYDRQEVVSGITADIPPGRVTMIVGPNACGKSTLLRGLARLLAPSSGEVLLDGRNIHTVPTKEVAAKLGILPQTPVAPDGIRVADLVGRGRYPHQGWFRRWTEQDDDAVAGALAATDTLELAERSVDELSGGQRQRVWIAVALAQHTDLLLLDEPTTYLDLPHQVEVLDLLTDLNRQRGTTVVAVLHDLNLACRYGDHLIAMKDGRVAAEGTPSEVVTEATVREIFGMDCRIVTDEVSRTPLVLPIGRHHIRQEAAQTA from the coding sequence ATGACGACGGCACAGCACGCCCCGGCCCAGCCCGGCACGGCCGAGCACGCCCCGGCCCGACCGGGTTCGGCCCGACCGGGTTCGGCCCGGCACACTCTGAGCGCCCAACGGCTGCACCTGGGCTACGACCGGCAGGAGGTGGTCAGCGGCATCACCGCCGACATCCCGCCCGGCCGGGTCACCATGATCGTCGGCCCCAACGCCTGCGGGAAGTCCACCCTGCTGCGCGGCCTCGCCAGGCTGCTCGCACCCAGCTCCGGCGAGGTGCTGCTGGACGGCCGCAATATCCACACCGTCCCCACCAAGGAGGTCGCGGCCAAGCTCGGCATCCTCCCGCAGACCCCGGTGGCCCCCGACGGCATCCGCGTCGCCGACCTGGTCGGGCGCGGCCGCTACCCGCACCAGGGCTGGTTCCGCCGCTGGACCGAGCAGGATGACGACGCCGTCGCGGGGGCACTGGCCGCCACCGACACCCTGGAACTGGCCGAGCGCTCGGTGGACGAACTCTCCGGCGGCCAGCGGCAGCGGGTCTGGATCGCCGTCGCCCTCGCCCAGCACACCGACCTGCTGCTGCTGGACGAACCCACCACCTATCTGGACCTGCCGCACCAGGTGGAGGTGCTGGACCTGCTGACCGACCTCAACCGGCAGCGCGGCACCACCGTGGTCGCGGTCCTGCACGACCTCAACCTGGCCTGCCGCTACGGAGACCACCTCATCGCCATGAAGGACGGCAGGGTCGCCGCAGAGGGCACCCCGTCCGAGGTGGTCACCGAGGCCACCGTCCGCGAGATCTTCGGCATGGACTGCCGGATCGTCACCGACGAGGTCTCCCGGACCCCGCTGGTGCTGCCGATCGGCCGCCACCACATCCGGCAGGAAGCCGCGCAGACCGCCTGA